The genomic window GTGACACATTTCTCTGAGTTTTACCCACAGGTCTTGTGGtaggatttaaaatgtttgcttgtccgtgtgtgtgtctgtgaagatggCATTAGAACTGGAACTCTAAACATTAAAGCAGGAGGGTGGGGGCAAGAGCAGTTTGGGTCAGATATATAGCCTTCCCACCATGACTTATAATAACCTTTGCTGCTTAGTGTTAATCTTGAAGTTAGctagaaatgtgtgtgcgtcacatcgcttgtccgccagaaataggctatgaggagccagagtggcgatgtaaataaacattcgacgaagaagaagacgtctcttctttgtgtgttttgttttcaaaaaaaaagttactccgcctagtgttctggcgatGAATTGccttgcaacacgcgcaacaggTTAaggaagtataaaccaaaacggatccgtcaatgcagctgcgtggccttccgcggttgcagtcgcaggactataattaggccttaacACATGTCTTGATAAaaggacagacagagtgacattgttttggttttgaggatctgaatgtttacacaaacagaacatacagcTGATAGAGCAGGAACTAGGGCTGCTCAATTAATGGAATtttaatcgtgattttgattatGGTGTCAAACGATCTCTACACCGGTGATTTTCCaccttttttgagccgcggCACATTTTCTACATTTACAAATTCCCggggcacaccaccaaccaaaatgacactctatggcctaacacagtacatataatacatatagttagtaatGTAActtctaaatgtattaaaaaggaaaaaaaattatcatttcagccctttattactCTTACCTTTAATgggcacaaattgaatcagatttaggaaacaatctttgattgaactaaactttatttaacagagacatattatgctcatTTTAGCAGTTGATGTGGTTTCTTGGGGTGAAATGTCTGGTCAGAATACcaaaaggatcatttaaaacaggaccTTTTTACCccgtctaaaacagccctcctcagagtgacctgttttgagtgccaacAGTTACTAccgccgtttacccgcgcttcattgaatttcttcactttgacattcagaggactgggcagaaatcacatcgcctcaacacccaccgtgggccttcgcgatgctttgttttaattaaacagtcggattcccctggtccgcaccagtgaacatcggccaatgatatcggtgaaagtcaagatTATTACCGATGTGCCGATGtcagtaaacgaggcgaatataGGCCGCTACCGATGTTCAGCCGATACATCAGTGCAACAttagatattagataatttcccacggcACATCTGACGATCTCTCACAACACACTAGTGTGCCGcggcacactggttgaaaatTACTGTTCTACACTACAACAATCGAgttgaaattattatttggcatttttttcgaCGGAAAACTGATCGACGGAAAAGGGTAGAAACAGGGTTAATGATGATGGGCCTCATAGCCATCCCcacccctctcttttctctctgtctgtctgcttgtgtgcttgtaggGGAGGGCATATGGGGACATTTCATAATGAGAGGGAATTTCAAAGTTCTCAGttacaaaggttttttttggagAGTGTTAGGgctgccatcattaagggtttgaatgcCCAATTCAGTCTTTCCCCCAAAGCATCCAACACAGCCCAGCTGACTGGCCCTCACTATCAAGCAGCCATAAAGAGAAGGAGGCGAGTCGTGTGTGTGGTGATCAGTGGTATAtaaaaaacagcgcgagtggagAATTGCATAGGGAGGGCAGCACCGTCTGATCGACGGAAAAGGGTAGAAACACTTATCTTGTATGGGAACACTTCGAATTTGAAGAATTCAacgaggagcagcagcacacaatGTAGCGGCCGTGCCGCGGCCATTCTCAAGCGAGCAGCCGCCGGGCTGTTGACAGCGGACCCGCAATTCTCAGCGCCGGTCAGCCCGCGattctccgcttgttgttgtatgttaCCCGTTCAATGTAGGGGCTCGGGGGTTAATGATGATGGGCCTCATAGCCATCCCcacccctctcttttctctctgtctgtctgcttgtgtgcttgtaggGGAGGGCATATGGGGACATTTCATAATGAGAGGGAATTTCAAAGTTCTCAGttacaaaggttttttttggagAGTGTTAGGgctgccatcattaagggtttgaataaccgggcaccgatatcgtGGTTTCACAGAGGAATAGGACATGCAGCCTTCATCAATGTTTACCTGAACCAGAAGTGAGTGACACTCACGGttagtcatttaaagaataaagcatagacttgagaataataataatcgtttgaataatcgtgattttgatattgtccaaaagaAACGTGATTATGACTTTtcccataatcgagcagccctatcAGGAACATAACATTATTTActccaatgaacaacaacactgaccCACAAGGTGTCAGCCGAGtcaaggctagtttatgaaacacaaaatcaaactgTCATAGTGGGGAGATTGTCCCGCAACTATCAGAGGAGGATTGGACTGGGAGAGGCTCCTTGTCAGATCCTGGTTCcagtgccaagaggcgtgggacTATGCCTGTGCATCAACAatggagaaccaaattgatttgtgGCGACACCCCTTCATTATTTTAACCACTCACATTACACCTGCTGTTATAAATATTACAAACGCCTACTGTTCGGCACGGCTACTGAATAAGACGAGGCTGTGTATAACTGCCCTTAGCTATGCTGTTAActtttcattgcttcttaatTAATACTTGTTCAATTAGACcagaccggctcttctcatatttgggATAAACAAACACGTCGACACttgtctggaagcagctcaaCCAACTAACTAACGTCCCCTCgccctgttctcctctgttaGTGACATAATTGCTTTATTTGGCCTCACAATGAAAACTTTTTGACCAGAACCCTTTTGTTTTATGCTGCTTCCTTTATGAGCTGCGTCGTAACACCAACTGTAAAAGACCTCAACATCTCTACttcctgaatgtgtttgtttaaaaatcaCGACAGTGGAAATTAAGcgacacaacacaagtttttcaaaacacttaaggaaactctgaaatgataaacgtgtgcttttctgtttcagtgtgtcctgcagttgtccagcaactgatggtgaataaagaagatgttacccctgagcagcagcagtggagcccccttgtggtcaaggaggacccagagcccccccatATTAAAGAAGAACAGGAGGAACCGTGGACCAATTGGGATGGACAGCAACTTCAAGGACTGGAAGAGGCTGATATGAAGTTCACCTTAACTCCTGtcgctgtgaagagtgaagaagatgaaggggAACTTAAATTGTCAATGCTTCATCCGAGTGAGACGAAGGAGTCCAGAGGGATCTTAATGGGCAATctaaagaaagagaaaccatttagttgctctgagtgtggtaaaagatttgaCCAAAAGGGCactctaaatacacatatgaggcatcatacaggagagaagccaTTTAGTTGccctgagtgtggtaaaagatttagccAAAAGGGCagtctaaacacacacatgaggcgtcatacaggagagaaaccattctgttgctctgagtgtggtaaaagatttaacacaAAGGGCAATcgaaatacacatatgaggagtcatacaggagagaagccatttagttgctctgagtgtggatCAAGATTCAACCAAAAGGGCAGTCTAGACATGCATATGAGGCGTCATACAGGCGAAAAGCCATTTGGTTGCCCTGAGTGTGGTACAAGATTTGACCAAAAGGGGAGTCTAAACATACATATGAGGCTTCATACAGGAGAAAagccatttagttgctctgagtgtggtaaaagatttaacacaaagggcaatctaaatacacatatgaggcgTCATACAGAAGAGAAGCCTTTTAAATGCTCTGAATGTGGTAAAGGATTTGACCAGACGAGCAATCTAAATTTTCATATGAGGcatcatacaggagagaaaacctttagttgctctgagtgtggtaaaagattcaACCACAAGGGCAATCTAAATAACCATATGAGgtgtcatacaggagagaagccatttagttgctctgagtgtggtgaaAGATTTAACCAAAAGGGCcatctaaataaacatatgaggcgtcatacaggagagaaaccattttgttgatctgagtgtggtaaaagctTTAACCAAAGGATAACTCTAAATATCCacatgaggagtcatacaggagagaaaccgtttagttgctcggagtgtggtaaaagatttactGAAAGGGGCACTCTAAAAAAAATATGAGGCGtcattagggttgcaaaattctgggaatattcaaagttggaaactttccattgGAGTTAatgggaataaactggaaattgtatGGGTAATTTATAccaactgtatttaccttgtcatatacagacataaatataaacattttgtttagtCACGAGCTGATtagagccctgaggaaactttgggcacttgactatatgcttctctATCTTTGTGGCATTCTTAACATTGGTCTtcgcacagtatttgcaaatgtacacagcctttccttctagattggctggggtgaaatgtctcgtCTAAAGAgagtgcacgtggcattgttctgtagaataagatgagaaaaaagcttgtaaaaaaaaaacgaatgcaATACCAGAGATATAAATTGTTAActaaacaattggaatcgtctttaaaaatattttacaattgatggataaattaatagaaataggctagatgaattatcctcaatcagcatgctaatatatttccACAGTAATATCAACAAAACTTACATTACTATTCCTTGGGCTTATTCAGTAGTGTGgtctcaatagccctgctgtagtgcgcagaattatctgtgcatgtgatggaggaatgcacagtgcagggttgaaattcaacgtgcagcgtgagcttcattccatacatctttaaaatatagttttgaaTGACGTTTCTATTGGTCAGTGTTTAatttgtggtaaaaaaaaatttaaattcccGAGCTTaacttcccatggaaagtttccacccattacattacatttcattaagctgacacttttatccaaagcgacttacaataagtgtattcaaccccgagggtacagacccaagACAGCTAGAATCAAGAAAGTGCAACCCTGGGTGTCATACAGGAGACAAACCCTTCAGTTGCTATGACTGGTAAGAAATTTATGATTCAGTCCTATTATACGAGATGTGAGGATTCATATAGGAGAGAAATTATACAGTAGCAACCTTTGCATCAAAAGATTTTTTAGGATTTATCCGCTGatattcatattatacatattGATTGTTAACTGTTTTAAATAGACTCATAacagtttttaaagatttttgcTTATATATCTTGTTTCTACTGATTTCTAcataatttatctatttttcataatgtccttcatgtcattttaaggttaaagtgtGTTCcttgcactgtatgaatgtgtgttcttAACTTGTTCAtatgattaaaaatgtttgttttaaaacaatggaTTCTTCGTTTGTGAGATTCAATGACAGTGTGTGATCTCCTTTatgtattgaatgtgtttcaAAGAATTAAAGTCTAATAAAAAAGATAATGGCGTCGTCGCCCTCCTCTTCGTTTCTGTACGTAAGGAGGCTGCACTGGCTACAGTTGAAATGTCTCATCACGTGACTAATTAATCAGCTTCTCACAGtcagacatgtttgtttacGTTTGACGTGAAGTTGGAACTGGGCAATTTCAGGTCAGAATATTGGACATGTTAGTCGTCTGGAATGCAGCATTACACCCCAACACACGGACAGTGAAGCAGCGGTGACGGAGGAGCCCTCGTTGTCATTAATGATGGTTAATGTCAAACACAGGGTTCCTACGTCATGGAatacctggaaaagtcatggcaATTGTAAAATGTCTATTTCCAGGCCttgaaaagtgcttgaaaaatttaaatcccaaaagttttggagaagtcatggaaatgttttatattcatattttcatgtcattcatttacgctgagttttaaataaatcatatccttttaaaataaatacactcaaaatataagcaggcatacgctctctctgtctatctatagtcgatgaaaaagaaaaggttcaTAATTTGAATTACATGTTTTTTCGTACCTAAAATTGTAATTTTGTGAAATGCTTCTGATGAACTCAACTCAAGATGTATATCCTGATTGACATGGTTCTGAATCGCATGGCTAAAGGTGAGCTTTAGATGTGAATTACTCTCTGTTGTCTAAGCCTTTTTAAATCAAGA from Platichthys flesus chromosome 22, fPlaFle2.1, whole genome shotgun sequence includes these protein-coding regions:
- the LOC133933234 gene encoding zinc finger protein OZF-like, translated to MNMAAVQLLRVSVHERISAAAEDVLMQVEKGGGMAQVPELRAMLTERLMAAAEEILAVFEETVAEYKDRYDDRVERTEEEISRQRRLLDAMMQPVVRLHRAVCPAVVQQLMVNKEDVTPEQQQWSPLVVKEDPEPPHIKEEQEEPWTNWDGQQLQGLEEADMKFTLTPVAVKSEEDEGELKLSMLHPSETKESRGILMGNLKKEKPFSCSECGKRFDQKGTLNTHMRHHTGEKPFSCPECGKRFSQKGSLNTHMRRHTGEKPFCCSECGKRFNTKGNRNTHMRSHTGEKPFSCSECGSRFNQKGSLDMHMRRHTGEKPFGCPECGTRFDQKGSLNIHMRLHTGEKPFSCSECGKRFNTKGNLNTHMRRHTEEKPFKCSECGKGFDQTSNLNFHMRHHTGEKTFSCSECGKRFNHKGNLNNHMRCHTGEKPFSCSECGERFNQKGHLNKHMRRHTGEKPFC